Proteins found in one Flavobacterium channae genomic segment:
- the nadC gene encoding carboxylating nicotinate-nucleotide diphosphorylase has protein sequence MISEALFQKELEIIISNAIREDVGDGDHSSLACIPANAQGKAKLLVKDEGIIAGVEFAKMIFDYVDKDMIVETFIEDGAHVKHGDIVFHVSGRSQSILKAERLVLNSMQRMSAIATKTKQFVDLLEGTSTKILDTRKTTPGIRAIEKWAVKIGGGENHRFALYDMIMLKDNHIDFAGGIPQAIAKTKQYLLDNNKDLKIIVEARDLNEVQQILKAGGVYRILLDNFDYETTKKAVEIIGNQSLTESSGNINEKTIRNYAECGVNYISSGALTHSVYNMDLSLKAI, from the coding sequence ATGATTTCAGAAGCGCTATTTCAAAAAGAATTAGAAATTATTATTAGTAATGCCATTAGAGAAGATGTTGGTGATGGTGATCATAGTTCGTTAGCTTGTATTCCGGCTAATGCTCAAGGAAAAGCTAAATTATTAGTTAAAGATGAAGGAATTATCGCTGGTGTTGAATTTGCAAAGATGATTTTCGACTATGTTGATAAGGATATGATAGTTGAAACTTTTATAGAAGATGGTGCTCACGTAAAACATGGTGATATTGTTTTTCATGTTTCTGGACGCTCACAATCTATTTTAAAAGCAGAACGATTAGTGCTAAATTCTATGCAAAGAATGAGCGCAATTGCTACAAAAACAAAACAATTTGTAGATTTATTAGAAGGAACTTCAACCAAAATTTTAGATACAAGAAAGACAACTCCGGGTATTAGAGCAATCGAAAAATGGGCTGTAAAAATCGGTGGTGGTGAAAATCATCGATTTGCTTTATACGATATGATTATGCTAAAGGACAATCATATTGATTTTGCAGGAGGAATTCCGCAAGCTATAGCTAAAACAAAACAATATTTATTGGACAACAATAAAGATTTGAAGATTATTGTTGAAGCAAGAGATTTAAATGAAGTTCAGCAAATATTAAAAGCTGGAGGAGTTTATAGAATTCTTTTGGATAATTTTGATTACGAAACTACTAAGAAAGCGGTAGAAATAATTGGGAATCAAAGTTTAACGGAATCATCAGGTAATATCAATGAAAAAACCATTCGTAATTACGCTGAATGTGGTGTTAATTATATTTCTTCAGGTGCGCTTACTCATTCTGTTTATAATATGGATTTAAGTCTAAAGGCTATTTAA
- a CDS encoding bifunctional metallophosphatase/5'-nucleotidase yields the protein MKRRDFIQKTAASSVLLGLSGMSLSSFSTIDTKKITILHTNDTHSHIDPFPADHPKNPNMGGAARRAAIIESIRKEEKNVLLLDAGDIFQGTPYFNYYGGELEFKLMSMMQYDVATMGNHDFDNGIDGFYAQLPHAKFDFVSANYDFKNTVLNDIVKPYKIITKDGIKIGIFGLGVQLDGLVDKKLYKETIYNNPIEIAQDMTRILKEEKKCDLVICLSHLGFKYKDEPEKPSDIVLAQKTKNIDLIIGGHTHTFLDKPVIEKNSEGKEVLINQVGCFGVNLGRIDFYLSNDKLYNNQSKNIIV from the coding sequence ATGAAGAGAAGAGATTTCATCCAAAAAACAGCTGCGAGTTCGGTTTTACTTGGCTTATCAGGCATGAGTTTAAGTAGTTTTTCTACTATTGATACCAAAAAGATTACTATTTTACATACGAATGACACGCACAGTCATATCGATCCATTTCCTGCCGATCATCCAAAAAATCCAAATATGGGTGGCGCTGCCAGAAGAGCTGCTATCATTGAAAGCATCCGAAAAGAAGAAAAAAATGTGCTTTTATTAGATGCTGGCGATATTTTTCAAGGAACTCCTTACTTTAATTATTATGGTGGCGAATTGGAATTCAAATTAATGAGCATGATGCAATACGATGTGGCCACTATGGGAAATCACGATTTTGACAACGGAATTGATGGTTTTTATGCGCAATTACCACATGCAAAGTTCGATTTTGTATCAGCTAATTATGACTTTAAAAATACGGTTTTGAATGATATTGTAAAACCTTATAAAATCATCACTAAAGACGGAATCAAGATTGGAATTTTCGGATTAGGCGTTCAATTAGACGGACTTGTAGACAAAAAACTTTACAAAGAAACGATTTACAACAATCCAATTGAGATCGCACAAGACATGACGCGAATTCTAAAAGAAGAAAAGAAATGTGATTTGGTGATTTGTTTGTCGCATTTAGGATTTAAATACAAAGACGAACCTGAAAAACCTAGTGATATTGTTTTAGCTCAAAAAACAAAAAATATTGATTTGATTATTGGCGGACACACGCACACTTTTTTAGACAAACCCGTTATTGAAAAAAATAGCGAAGGAAAAGAAGTTTTGATTAATCAAGTAGGCTGTTTCGGAGTGAATTTGGGTAGAATTGATTTTTATTTATCTAACGACAAACTCTATAATAATCAATCAAAAAACATTATTGTGTAA
- the ligA gene encoding NAD-dependent DNA ligase LigA has product MSVLDTIKSLREELNQHNYNYYVLDKPTISDFEFDQKLKQLQDLEAQHPEFFDENSPTQRVGGMITKNFETVKHEYRMYSLDNSYSIEDLQDWETRIQKVLGNVPLEYTCELKYDGASISISYENGRLVRAVTRGDGFQGDDVTNNIKTIKAVPIHLKGDFPAKFDIRGEIILPFAGFEKMNQELIEIGETPYSNPRNTASGSLKLQDSAEVAKRPLDCLLYFVIGHNLPFKTQFEGLQKARDWGFKVPVQSKLAKNLNEVFEYINYWDKHRHELPYETDGVVIKVNNIQHQEELGFTAKSPRWAMAYKFKAEQVTTKLNSISYQVGRTGAITPVANLEPVQLAGTIVKRASLHNADQIKKLDIRIGDEVFVEKGGEIIPKIIAVAKRGNQEEPTKYITHCPECQTELVRSEGEANHFCPNFYGCPPQIIGRIQHFITRKAMDIDGLGGETVALLFNAGLVTNYADLYELKKEQIIPLERMAEKSAENLINGIEKSKTIPFERVLYALGIRYVGETVAKKLAKHYKSIDAIAQASIMDLILVDEIGDKIAQSVVQFFENQENIRIIDRLKSFGVQLESGEDDVLLSEKLKGKTFVVSGVFEIYSRDELKKAIEDNGGKVGSSISSKTDYVIAGDNMGPSKLEKANQLKIAIISELDFKQMIDA; this is encoded by the coding sequence ATGAGCGTTTTAGATACTATTAAAAGTTTGAGAGAAGAATTAAATCAACATAATTATAACTATTATGTTTTAGATAAACCGACCATTTCTGATTTTGAATTTGATCAAAAACTAAAACAATTACAAGATTTAGAAGCGCAACATCCTGAGTTTTTCGATGAAAATTCGCCAACTCAAAGAGTAGGAGGAATGATTACGAAGAATTTTGAAACAGTGAAACATGAATATCGAATGTATTCGTTGGATAATTCGTATTCCATAGAAGATTTACAAGATTGGGAAACCCGAATTCAAAAGGTTTTAGGTAATGTTCCATTGGAATATACTTGCGAATTAAAATACGATGGAGCATCCATTAGCATCAGTTATGAAAATGGTCGTTTAGTACGTGCTGTAACACGTGGCGATGGTTTTCAAGGCGATGATGTAACGAATAATATCAAAACTATAAAGGCTGTTCCTATTCATTTAAAAGGAGATTTTCCTGCAAAATTTGACATCCGTGGAGAAATTATTCTTCCGTTTGCCGGATTTGAAAAAATGAATCAAGAATTAATTGAAATTGGAGAAACACCTTATTCCAATCCAAGAAATACGGCTTCAGGAAGTTTGAAATTGCAAGACAGTGCTGAAGTAGCAAAACGTCCGTTGGATTGTTTATTGTACTTTGTAATAGGTCATAATTTGCCTTTTAAAACGCAATTTGAAGGTTTGCAAAAAGCCAGAGATTGGGGTTTTAAAGTGCCTGTTCAATCTAAATTGGCAAAAAACCTTAATGAAGTTTTTGAATACATCAATTATTGGGATAAACACCGTCACGAATTGCCTTATGAAACGGATGGGGTAGTTATTAAAGTTAATAATATACAACATCAGGAAGAGTTAGGTTTTACAGCAAAATCGCCACGTTGGGCAATGGCATATAAGTTCAAAGCCGAACAAGTAACTACGAAATTAAATTCGATTTCGTACCAAGTTGGGCGTACTGGAGCTATTACGCCAGTTGCTAATTTAGAACCTGTTCAATTGGCGGGAACGATTGTAAAACGTGCTTCGTTACACAACGCTGATCAAATTAAAAAACTAGATATTCGAATTGGTGATGAAGTTTTCGTAGAAAAAGGTGGAGAAATCATTCCAAAAATTATAGCAGTTGCCAAAAGAGGAAATCAAGAAGAACCAACAAAGTACATCACGCATTGTCCAGAATGTCAAACAGAATTAGTAAGAAGCGAAGGCGAAGCGAATCATTTTTGTCCAAATTTCTATGGTTGCCCACCTCAGATTATTGGAAGAATTCAGCATTTTATTACCCGAAAAGCCATGGATATTGATGGTTTAGGTGGAGAAACAGTTGCTTTATTATTCAATGCTGGTTTGGTAACCAATTATGCTGATTTGTACGAACTAAAAAAGGAGCAAATCATTCCATTAGAAAGAATGGCTGAAAAATCAGCAGAAAACTTAATCAACGGAATTGAAAAATCGAAAACCATTCCTTTTGAGCGTGTTTTGTATGCGTTGGGAATTCGTTATGTAGGTGAAACGGTTGCAAAAAAATTAGCGAAACATTACAAATCTATTGATGCAATTGCGCAAGCAAGTATCATGGATTTGATTTTGGTAGATGAAATTGGCGATAAAATTGCTCAAAGTGTTGTTCAATTCTTTGAAAATCAAGAAAATATTCGTATTATTGATAGGCTTAAGAGTTTTGGAGTTCAATTAGAATCGGGTGAAGATGATGTTTTACTTTCGGAAAAATTAAAAGGAAAAACATTCGTTGTATCAGGTGTTTTTGAAATTTATTCAAGAGACGAACTCAAAAAAGCTATTGAAGATAACGGAGGAAAAGTAGGAAGTTCTATTTCATCAAAAACCGATTATGTAATTGCTGGAGATAATATGGGACCATCCAAACTAGAAAAAGCAAATCAATTAAAAATTGCAATTATATCAGAATTAGACTTCAAACAAATGATAGATGCTTAA
- a CDS encoding DUF6495 family protein has translation MKYARLTKEQLEELHPEFINFLATQSIDKIEWDDIKKNRPHVAEQEIDVFSDMIWEKALTNVTHLDHFSKNYIFLFKCLPDVVYSFVIKTNNPEIDFVSADGIHWLSENLFSDDVEITRGRKDISSNRNESLFEIIKQGGIISKGELFTKLDSLINP, from the coding sequence ATGAAATACGCAAGATTAACGAAAGAACAGTTAGAAGAATTACATCCCGAATTTATTAATTTTTTGGCAACACAATCTATTGATAAAATCGAGTGGGATGATATTAAAAAAAATCGTCCTCATGTGGCCGAACAAGAGATTGATGTTTTCTCCGATATGATTTGGGAAAAAGCATTGACTAATGTTACTCATTTAGATCATTTTTCTAAAAACTACATTTTTCTTTTCAAATGTTTGCCTGATGTTGTGTATTCCTTTGTGATTAAAACAAATAACCCAGAAATTGATTTCGTTTCTGCAGATGGAATTCACTGGTTATCAGAAAATCTTTTCTCTGACGATGTGGAAATTACCAGAGGAAGAAAAGATATTTCGTCTAATCGAAATGAATCGTTGTTTGAGATTATCAAGCAAGGTGGAATTATCAGCAAAGGAGAATTATTTACCAAATTAGACAGCCTAATCAATCCCTAA
- a CDS encoding YihY/virulence factor BrkB family protein — protein MSEEIENKLNKIPVVKQLIVVLKAFKLKSLEGLTLYDIIEMYILGIFKGAFSYRASAIAFSFFMALFPFALFILNLIPYIPLDNFQADFLRFVENGVPPNTYDAIEAILKDIMGTSYKSLLSSGFILSIFLMTNGVNAILGGFEMSTHITITRGFFRQYFISMAISLALSFILIITVAAIVIAEVFIQKINAKGFIEDIYLIEWSRYGFILLMILITTSILYKFGTKETSSLSFISYGAVFTTILIILSSYIFGIYVTKFAKYNELYGSIGTLLVLMFYIWINCMVLLLGFELNATISKLKRKNLYI, from the coding sequence ATGTCAGAAGAAATCGAAAACAAACTCAATAAGATTCCTGTAGTCAAACAATTAATTGTTGTTTTAAAGGCTTTTAAGTTAAAATCTTTAGAAGGACTTACGCTTTATGATATCATTGAGATGTATATTCTTGGGATTTTTAAAGGAGCCTTTTCGTATCGTGCTAGTGCCATTGCGTTTAGTTTCTTTATGGCTTTGTTTCCTTTTGCACTTTTCATTCTGAATTTAATTCCTTACATACCATTAGATAATTTTCAAGCAGATTTTTTGCGATTTGTTGAAAATGGAGTTCCACCAAACACCTATGATGCTATTGAAGCTATTTTAAAAGATATCATGGGTACCAGTTATAAAAGTTTATTATCCTCGGGTTTTATTCTTTCCATTTTTTTAATGACAAATGGAGTTAATGCCATTTTAGGAGGTTTTGAAATGTCGACTCATATTACCATTACTAGAGGTTTTTTTAGACAATACTTTATTTCGATGGCAATTTCACTTGCGCTTTCATTTATTTTGATAATTACAGTAGCTGCAATCGTAATAGCGGAAGTTTTTATTCAAAAAATTAATGCAAAAGGATTTATTGAAGATATTTATTTGATAGAATGGAGTAGATACGGTTTTATTTTATTGATGATTTTAATTACAACTTCTATCTTGTATAAGTTTGGTACAAAAGAAACATCAAGCTTGTCATTTATTAGTTATGGCGCTGTTTTCACAACAATATTAATCATTCTTTCGTCGTATATTTTTGGTATTTACGTAACCAAGTTTGCTAAATACAACGAGCTTTATGGTTCAATTGGTACGCTTCTTGTATTGATGTTTTATATTTGGATAAACTGCATGGTTTTATTGTTAGGTTTCGAACTAAATGCAACTATTTCTAAATTAAAAAGAAAAAATTTATATATTTAA
- the rpsF gene encoding 30S ribosomal protein S6, whose amino-acid sequence MNHYETVFILNPVLSEQQVKETVSKFEDFLTSKGSEMVSKEDWGLKKLAYEIQHKKSGFYHLFEFKAPAEIILAFETEFRRDERVMRFLTVSLDKHAISWAERRRAKLKSKTN is encoded by the coding sequence ATGAATCATTATGAAACTGTTTTCATCTTGAATCCCGTTTTATCTGAGCAACAGGTAAAGGAAACAGTAAGCAAGTTTGAAGATTTTCTTACTTCTAAAGGGTCTGAGATGGTATCGAAAGAAGATTGGGGCTTAAAAAAATTAGCTTACGAAATTCAACACAAAAAAAGTGGATTTTACCACTTATTCGAATTCAAAGCGCCAGCTGAAATTATTCTTGCATTTGAAACTGAATTCCGTCGTGACGAGCGTGTTATGCGTTTCTTAACGGTGTCTTTAGACAAACATGCAATTTCTTGGGCAGAAAGAAGAAGAGCAAAATTAAAATCTAAAACAAACTAA
- the rplI gene encoding 50S ribosomal protein L9: MELILKQDVQNLGFKDDVVTVKNGYGRNYLIPQGFAILATPSAKKVLAENLKQKAHKEAKLVADAKALAEALKALEIKITAKAGGDKLFGSVTSANIVEALEANGHSIEKKFITSGVVKRVGKYTASVRLHRDVIVELPYEIVGEKA, translated from the coding sequence ATGGAACTTATCTTAAAACAAGACGTTCAAAATTTAGGATTTAAAGACGATGTAGTAACTGTGAAAAACGGATACGGTCGTAACTATTTAATTCCTCAAGGTTTTGCTATTTTAGCAACTCCATCTGCTAAAAAAGTTTTAGCTGAAAACTTAAAGCAAAAAGCGCACAAAGAGGCTAAACTTGTTGCTGATGCAAAAGCTTTAGCTGAAGCTTTAAAAGCTTTAGAAATTAAAATTACTGCTAAAGCAGGTGGTGATAAATTGTTTGGTTCAGTTACTAGTGCTAACATCGTGGAAGCATTAGAAGCTAACGGTCATTCAATTGAGAAAAAATTCATCACTAGCGGTGTGGTAAAACGTGTAGGTAAATATACTGCATCAGTTAGATTACATAGAGATGTTATCGTTGAGTTACCATACGAAATCGTAGGTGAAAAAGCATAA
- the rpsR gene encoding 30S ribosomal protein S18, with the protein MSTLEQSAKGKKDGDIRYLTPLNIDTNKTKKYCRFKKSGIKYIDYKDADFLLKFVNEQGKILPRRLTGTSLKYQRKVSVAVKRARHLALMPYVADLLK; encoded by the coding sequence ATGTCTACATTAGAGCAATCTGCAAAAGGGAAAAAAGACGGAGATATCAGATATCTTACGCCTTTAAACATAGATACAAACAAAACTAAAAAATACTGTCGTTTCAAAAAATCAGGTATTAAATATATCGATTATAAAGACGCAGACTTTTTATTGAAATTTGTTAACGAGCAAGGTAAAATTTTACCAAGACGTTTAACAGGTACTTCATTAAAATACCAAAGAAAAGTTTCTGTAGCTGTTAAAAGAGCTCGTCACTTAGCTTTAATGCCATACGTGGCCGATTTATTAAAATAA
- a CDS encoding LytR/AlgR family response regulator transcription factor — MKLNCIVVDDSAIQRITITKLVNESTLLNLVGDFANALEAKNCINNNTIDLIFLDIEMPLINGFDLLDGLKTKPQIIFITSKADYAVKAFDYEATDFLQKPISKERFNKAVKKATELHALRYENHEDHGESIVIKSNLKKLKVYVSKIKWIEAYGDYIKVVTDDESHLVLSTMKGFEKELPEGKFIRVHKSYIINLDRVEKFNSKFAEIGNTKIPLSRNKKEEIVKAIENA; from the coding sequence ATGAAGTTGAATTGTATCGTTGTAGATGATAGTGCTATTCAAAGAATTACCATCACGAAATTAGTTAACGAATCAACATTATTAAACTTAGTAGGAGATTTTGCTAATGCTCTTGAGGCAAAGAATTGTATCAACAACAATACTATTGATTTAATCTTCTTAGACATTGAGATGCCGTTAATAAACGGTTTCGACTTATTAGACGGACTAAAAACAAAACCACAAATCATATTTATTACTTCAAAAGCTGATTATGCAGTTAAAGCTTTTGATTATGAAGCAACTGATTTTCTTCAAAAACCTATTTCTAAAGAACGCTTCAATAAAGCTGTTAAAAAAGCAACGGAACTTCATGCTTTGCGTTACGAAAACCATGAAGATCATGGCGAAAGTATCGTAATTAAAAGTAATTTAAAGAAATTAAAAGTATATGTTTCTAAAATCAAATGGATTGAAGCCTATGGCGATTACATCAAAGTAGTTACCGATGATGAAAGTCATTTAGTATTATCAACCATGAAAGGTTTTGAAAAAGAACTTCCAGAAGGTAAATTCATTCGCGTTCATAAATCGTATATTATCAATTTAGATAGAGTCGAGAAATTCAATAGTAAGTTTGCTGAAATTGGAAATACTAAAATACCATTAAGTCGTAACAAGAAAGAAGAAATTGTAAAAGCTATCGAAAACGCTTAA
- a CDS encoding chalcone isomerase family protein → MKKQFIALFMIIATVFTVNAQQTIAGVKVDSKLSLEGQNLVLNGAGTRVKLFMDMYVGALYLEKKSSNAAEIMNSKEGAAIKLNIVSGLISSDKMISAINEGFENSTGKKTAPLKAKIDKFKSFFKEEIKKGDFFVIINVPNEGVVVYKNGVKKGSVDGHDFKKALFGIWLCDKPADKDLKNDMLGK, encoded by the coding sequence ATGAAAAAACAATTTATTGCATTATTTATGATTATTGCAACAGTATTTACTGTTAATGCGCAACAAACAATTGCTGGAGTAAAAGTAGACTCAAAATTGAGTTTAGAAGGGCAAAATTTAGTTCTTAATGGAGCAGGAACTCGTGTTAAGTTATTCATGGACATGTATGTTGGTGCTTTGTATTTAGAGAAAAAAAGTTCAAATGCTGCCGAAATTATGAATAGTAAAGAAGGTGCGGCTATTAAATTAAATATCGTTTCTGGTTTAATTAGCTCTGATAAAATGATTTCAGCAATTAACGAAGGTTTTGAGAATTCTACAGGAAAGAAAACAGCTCCTTTAAAAGCTAAAATTGATAAATTCAAAAGTTTCTTTAAAGAAGAAATTAAAAAAGGCGATTTTTTTGTAATTATTAATGTGCCAAATGAAGGTGTGGTGGTTTACAAAAATGGAGTAAAAAAAGGAAGTGTTGATGGACATGACTTCAAAAAAGCTTTGTTCGGAATTTGGTTATGTGATAAACCAGCTGACAAAGATTTAAAAAATGATATGTTAGGAAAATAA
- the priA gene encoding replication restart helicase PriA, which translates to MLFFIEVVLPLAVSKTFTYQVSEAEFRYIQIGMRVAVPFGKTKIYTALVIDKNNNPPQLYEAKEIHQILDEKPVVNQNQIEHWKWIASYYMCSLGEVFRSALPSGYILESETIISAKENAEIDSDELKDDEFLILEALKSQSSITVQDVIKILGKKTVFPIINRLLAKGALVLQEEISEQYKPKLVRYIKLHESFLQQEQLAELLEVLSKAKKQRELVLHYFQLQAREKAPISVKKLIETSGSTSAIVKSLVDKTIFEEYFIAQDRVSFDKEDDSQFTLSEAQQIAFDSIQENFKTFDVNLLHGVTASGKTEIYIKLLEQYIKEGKQVLFLLPEIALTTQLVQRLTAYFGNEVAVFHSKYTNNERIEVWNQVLENSPKAKVVIGVRSALFLPFSNLGCIIVDEEHEQTFKQHDPAPRYHARDAAIVLAKQHGAKVVLGSATPSLETYYNVQSNKYGLTELKVRYGNVVLPEIQLVDLKDKYFRKKMSGHFSDELLEEITETLSKGEQVILFQNRRGFSPYVECMTCGHVPHCPSCDVSLTYYKFKNQLRCHYCGHSIANPIHCHSCQSVDVTSKGFGTEQIEMELKTLFPEKNVGRMDQDTTRGKFGFEKIIDSFKNREIDVLVGTQMLAKGLDFDNVTLVGILNADNLLNQPNFRAYERAYQMMMQVSGRAGRSEKKGKVVIQTYNPYHNTIQQVLGNDYAGMYKEQIYERQNFKYPPFFRLVKLTMKHRDFDKLKEGSMWLYNVLSQNLDMPVLGPEEPAINRIRNEYIRTIMVKIPVQKHLGNTKKNIAKVLMSFEAVPQYRAIKVKVDVDVY; encoded by the coding sequence ATGCTGTTTTTTATAGAAGTTGTTTTGCCTTTAGCTGTTTCTAAAACCTTTACTTATCAGGTTTCCGAAGCAGAGTTTCGTTACATTCAAATAGGAATGCGAGTTGCGGTACCTTTTGGTAAAACAAAGATTTATACAGCCTTAGTTATTGATAAAAATAACAATCCTCCTCAATTATACGAAGCAAAAGAGATTCATCAAATTTTAGATGAAAAACCTGTTGTAAATCAAAATCAAATAGAACATTGGAAATGGATTGCTTCTTACTATATGTGTTCGCTAGGTGAAGTGTTTCGAAGTGCTTTGCCTTCTGGATATATTTTGGAAAGTGAAACCATTATTTCAGCTAAAGAAAATGCCGAAATCGATTCGGATGAACTTAAAGATGATGAATTTCTAATTTTAGAAGCTTTAAAAAGTCAATCTTCGATTACGGTTCAAGATGTGATTAAAATTTTAGGCAAGAAAACCGTTTTTCCAATCATTAATCGATTATTAGCTAAAGGCGCATTGGTTTTACAAGAAGAAATTTCGGAACAATATAAACCGAAGTTAGTTCGTTATATCAAATTACATGAATCTTTTTTACAACAAGAACAATTAGCCGAATTATTAGAAGTGTTATCCAAAGCCAAAAAACAACGCGAATTGGTTTTGCATTATTTCCAATTACAAGCACGAGAAAAAGCACCCATTTCAGTAAAAAAACTAATTGAAACTTCTGGAAGTACTTCGGCTATAGTAAAATCTTTGGTAGATAAAACGATTTTCGAAGAGTATTTCATTGCTCAAGATAGAGTTTCGTTTGATAAAGAAGACGATAGTCAATTCACGTTAAGTGAAGCGCAACAAATAGCTTTTGATAGCATTCAAGAAAATTTCAAAACCTTTGATGTCAATTTATTACACGGCGTTACAGCTTCTGGGAAAACAGAAATTTATATCAAACTTTTAGAACAATATATTAAGGAAGGAAAACAAGTTTTGTTTTTGTTACCTGAAATTGCCTTAACCACACAATTAGTGCAACGATTAACAGCTTATTTCGGAAATGAAGTAGCCGTTTTTCATTCTAAATATACCAATAATGAGCGAATAGAAGTCTGGAATCAAGTTTTGGAAAATTCACCTAAAGCAAAAGTGGTTATTGGAGTTCGAAGCGCTTTGTTTCTTCCTTTTTCCAATTTAGGATGTATTATTGTAGATGAAGAACACGAGCAAACCTTCAAACAGCATGATCCAGCGCCAAGATACCATGCACGTGATGCTGCGATAGTTTTAGCGAAGCAACACGGAGCAAAAGTGGTTTTAGGAAGTGCGACTCCATCTTTGGAAACCTATTATAATGTGCAATCCAATAAATACGGTTTAACAGAATTAAAAGTGCGCTACGGAAATGTAGTGTTACCCGAAATTCAATTAGTAGATTTAAAAGATAAGTATTTCAGAAAGAAAATGTCTGGCCATTTTTCTGATGAATTGTTGGAGGAAATCACCGAAACCTTATCGAAAGGTGAACAAGTTATTTTATTTCAAAACCGTAGAGGATTTTCGCCTTATGTGGAATGTATGACGTGTGGTCATGTGCCGCATTGCCCAAGTTGCGATGTGAGTTTGACGTATTACAAATTTAAAAATCAATTGCGTTGTCATTATTGTGGGCATTCGATTGCAAATCCAATACACTGTCATAGTTGTCAATCGGTTGATGTTACTTCAAAAGGTTTCGGAACGGAACAAATTGAAATGGAATTGAAAACTCTTTTTCCAGAAAAAAACGTTGGAAGAATGGATCAAGATACGACTCGAGGAAAGTTTGGCTTCGAGAAAATTATCGATTCCTTCAAAAATAGAGAAATTGATGTTTTGGTAGGAACACAAATGCTAGCCAAAGGTTTGGATTTTGATAATGTGACTTTAGTTGGGATTTTAAACGCCGATAATTTATTGAACCAACCTAATTTCAGAGCCTACGAAAGAGCGTATCAAATGATGATGCAAGTTTCGGGTAGGGCAGGACGTTCAGAAAAAAAAGGAAAAGTCGTTATTCAGACGTATAATCCATATCACAATACGATTCAACAAGTTTTGGGTAATGATTATGCAGGAATGTATAAAGAGCAAATTTACGAACGCCAGAACTTTAAATATCCGCCTTTCTTTAGATTAGTAAAACTTACAATGAAACATCGCGATTTTGATAAATTGAAAGAAGGTTCGATGTGGTTGTATAATGTATTATCTCAAAATTTAGATATGCCTGTTTTGGGCCCAGAAGAGCCAGCTATAAATAGAATTCGTAATGAATATATTCGAACGATTATGGTTAAAATTCCGGTTCAGAAGCATTTGGGAAATACCAAAAAAAATATTGCGAAAGTGCTCATGAGTTTTGAAGCAGTTCCGCAATATCGTGCTATTAAGGTAAAAGTAGATGTCGATGTGTATTAA